The DNA sequence AGAGCTACCCAAGGAGCGGTAAAAATTTTGGATGCCTATGGATTGGACTATATTTTAATTGAGACAGTGGGTGTAGGTCAATCGGAGGTAGACATTGTTAAGGCAGCGGATACTGTTCTTATGGTAATGGTACCTGGTCTAGGAGATGATATTCAAGCTATTAAGGCGGGAATTATGGAAATAGGGGATGTCTTTGCCATCAATAAAGCTGACCGTGAAGGGGCCGATAGAACCAAAACAGAAATTGAGATGATGCTGGATTTTAACCATGGAGACTGGAGACCACCGGTGACGAAGGTGGTTGCCATCAATAACGAAGGTATAGATGATCTAGTGGACAATCTTAATAAGCATATGAAGTACTTAGAAGCTACCGGTAAATTAATGGAACGAAGAGTAAAAAATAGTGAAATTGAAATAGTGGAATTAACTAAGCAAAATCTTATGAGTCGGGTACTAGGCAGCGAAGAAAAGCGGGATGAAATCCGACTGTTGGCTGAAAGGGTGGCTAAAAGAGAAGTAGATCCCTACACCGTCAGCAATGAAATGATAGAAAAAATAGTGAATAAGGATCAATAAAGGAGGGTTTTTTCATGAAGGTAGGAAAAGTAGATCATATAGGTATTGCTGTAAAAAATCTAGATGAAACCTTAAAGTTTTATGAAGATATATTAGGGTTAGAGTGCATAGGAACAGAAGTGGTGGAGGAGCAAAAGGTAAGAGTGGCCTTTTTACCTGTAGGGGATACAGAAGTTGAACTCTTGGAATCCACTGAAGAAGATGGACCTATTGCAAAGTTTATTGAAAAAAAGGGGGAAGGTATTCAACACATTGCCTTTAGAGTGGATAATATTGAAGAAGCAATAGAGAGCATGAAGGCAAAGGGTGTAAAAATGATCGATGAAAAACCTAGATATGGTGCGGGAGGTGCTAAAATAGCTTTTTGTCATCCTAAAAGTACCAATGGTGTTTTAGTGGAATTGAGTGAAAGGTAACAAAATTCAAAAAATTATGTTATAATACAAATTGTGGAGTTCCATAACAAGTAATACAATTGGGAGGGTGAATTATGACGGTTAACAAGCTCGAAGATCTTCGCCAACGAAAATCAAAAATTGAGTTAGGCGGCGGAGAAAAAAGAATTGCTGATCAGCATGAAAAAGGGAAATTGACAGCAAGAGAAAGAGTCAATCTATTATTTGATGAAGGAACCTTTGTAGAAATTGATGCTTTTGTCAAGCACAGATGTACCAATTTCGGTTTAGAGAAGGTTGAAGCACCAGGGGAAGGTGTAGTAACAGGATATGGTATGGTAGAGGGTAGATTGGTTTATGTCTATGCCCAGGACTTTACTGTTCTTGGAGGATCATTAGGACAAATGCATGCCCAAAAGATTTCAAAAGTGCAAGACATGGCCTTGAAAATGGGAGCACCTATTGTAGGCATGAATGATTCTGGTGGTGCTAGAATTCAAGAGGGTGTAGATGCATTATCTGGCTATGGCAATATATTTTATCGTAACACCATTGCTTCTGGCGTTATACCCCAAATCACAGCAATCATGGGACCATGTGCCGGTGGGGCGGTTTACTCTCCGGCGTTAACAGACTTTATCTTTATGGTGGATAAAACAAGTCAAATGTTTATTACGGGACCACAGGTAATTAAAACAGTAACTGGAGAGGAAGTAACCGCTGAAGCCCTTGGTGGAGGTATGACCCATAACCGTACCAGTGGTGTAGCCCATTTCCTAGCTCCAAGTGATGAGGATTGTATAACAGAAGTTAGAAGATTACTTAGCTTTTTACCATCCAATAATATGGAAACAGCGCCAATATATGATACAGAGGATGATATTAACAAAATCATCGAAGAATTAGATGATATTATCCCAGAAAGCCCAAATAAGCCCTATGATATGAAGCAAGTTATTGAAAAAATTGCAGATGATGGAGACTTCTTTGAAGTTCAACCCTACTATGCAACCAATATGATTACTGGCTTTATTCGATTAAACGGTCAATCTGTTGGAATTATTGCAAACCAACCAAAGGTTTTAGCGGGATGCCTAGATATCAATGCTTCTGATAAGGCAGGAAGATTTATTAGAACCTGTGATGCATTTAATATACCATTGTTAAATCTAGTAGACGTACCTGGATTCCTACCAGGAACTAGTCAAGAATATGGTGGTATTATACGACACGGTGCAAAAATGCTTTATGCTTATAGTGAAGCTACTGTACCTAAGATTACATTGATTTTAAGAAAGGCCTATGGCGGTGCCTATATAGCTATGTGTTGTAAAGAATTGGGAGCAGATGTAGTATTGGCATGGCCAACAGCAGAGATTGCTGTTATGGGACCTGAAGGAGCGGCTAATATTATCTTCAGAAAAGAAATTGCTGATGCAGAGGACCCCCAAGCTGCAAGAGCGGAAATTATTGCAAACTATAAAGCTGAGTTTGCCACCCCATACCAAGCTGCACAAAGAGGTTATGTAGATGATGTCATTGAACCATCGGCTACTAGACCTAGATTAATCGATGCTTTAAATATGTTAGCTAGTAAGCGTGAGACACGCCCACCTAAAAAGCATGGTAATCTACCAGTATAGGCCTATGGGAATCGAAAAAAGAGGTGATCAATAGATGAGCTTAATGGAGAGAATGAAGGTAGCTTCAGACTTACAAAATATGTCTATGGGTGAAAAGCTTTTTGGTGGTATCCAAGTAGCTTTATTTGGAATAGGAATTGTGTTTGTAGCACTATTTTTACTATTCCTCATCATTAAGGTTTTAGAAACATTTCTATATCAAGCAGGCAAAGCGCCGGTGACAAAGGAAACTGATAAAGTTAAAGCACCTGTTAAAGTAGAAGAAGACATGGAGGAGGAAGCTGTGGATGATACACAGCTAGTAGCCGTCATAACAGCTGCTGTTGCTGCTAGTCTTCATACTTCAACCCATAATATCGTTGTTAGAAATATTGTCAGAGTTCCTGATACAACGCCAGCCTGGGGTAGATTAGGTCGAATACAACAGGTTAATAGAATGCAATAAACCTTTTTGTCAATTTATTAGAAGATTCAATAGCTATAGTGATATAAGCCTTTAACAAAATCGGTGTGCAAATAAAAAGGACTATGTATTAAGGAGGAAGTGTACAATGAAAAAGTTTAATATAACCGTAAATGGTGTTAGTTATGAAGTGGAGGTAGAAGAAATTAAGGACGGAGCACCAGTACAAGCTAGACCAGCAGCACCGGCACCAAAACCAGCAGCAGCTCCAGTGGCGGCACCCAAGCCGGCAGCAGCACCAAAGCCAGTAGCAGCTCCAGCGGCAGCGACAGGTGCCACGACGATTGAAGCACCGCTACCAGGCAATGTTTGGAAGGTACTGGTAAAGGAAGGTCAAGAAGTGAAGGAAGGGGACGTACTTATTATACTAGAAGCTATGAAAATGGAAAATGAAATCTATGCCCCAGCCAATGGAACTATAGCAGCTGTACATGTTGCTGAAGGTGCATCTGTAAATGGTGGAGATGTATTAGTATCCTTGAAGTAGTAACATCAAAATTCATTGAAAGGAGATGCACAAATGGGTCAAGTACTATTAGAGTTCTGGGGAAGTACTGGTATTCCTAGTATAACCTGGCAACAATTAGTGATGATTATAGTTTCCTGTGTGTTACTATATTTAGCCATTGGTAAGAAGTTTGAACCATTGCTCTTGGTTCCAATTGCTTTTGGAGCTTTAATGACAAATCTACCCCTAAGTGGTGTTATGGATGAAGGTGGACTTCTCTATTATTTTTACCAAGGGGTTAAATTGGCGGTATTCCCACCTATTATTTTTCTAGGGGTTGGAGCCATGACAGACTTTGGTCCTCTAATCGCTAATCCTAAAAGCTTATTTTTAGGGGCAGCAGCTCAGTTCGGTATATTTTTTACTTTTATTGGGGCTATTATGATGGGATTTACAGGACAGGAGGCCTCCTCTATCGCTATTATTGGTGGAGCTGATGGTCCTACGGCGATTTTCTTAACATCTCAGTTAGCCCCCCACTTGCTAGGTCCTATTGCAGTGGCGGCTTATTCTTATATGGCATTGGTGCCAATTATTCAACCTCCTATTATGAAGGCTCTTACTTCCAAAAAGGAGCGTATGATTAAGATGCAGCAGTTAAGAACTGTATCTAAACTAGAAAAGATTTTATTCCCTATATTAGTAACAATCGTTGTATCACTATTGCTTCCATCAGCTACTCCGTTGGTAGGGATGCTGATGTTCGGTAACTTAATTAAAGAAACCGGTGTAACGGAACGTATTTCTAAGACCGCCCAAAACGAATTAATCAACATTGTAACCATCTTACTAGGTCTAGCGGTTGGAGCTACAGCTGAAGCTGAATATTTCCTACAATGGGGAACTATTCAAATTATCGTACTAGGGGTTATTGCTTTTGGCGTAGGTACCGCCAGTGGTGTTTTATTAGGAAAATTTATGAACAAACTTATGGGTGGAGATGCTATTAATCCATTGATCGGCTCAGCAGGGGTTTCAGCAGTACCAATGGCAGCTAGGGTATCCCAAACAGTTGGCCAAAAAGAAAATCCAAGCAATTTCCTATTGATGCATGCTATGGGACCTAATGTTGCTGGTGTTATTGGTTCTGCAGTGGCAGCAGGAGTGTTGTTATCTTTGTTCTAAACGAATTTCATCTAAATTACATAAAATCTAAATTACATAAAGAGGGTGTGTTTATCACATCCTCTTTTGTGTTAGAATAAAATGAGACTATATAACATTATGCCGTTGTATTGGAGAGGATAAATTTGAAGGAAAAAATATTAAAGGAACTTTATGATCGCAAAGGGGAATATGTGTCTGGAGAAGAACTAAGTGGAAAATATGGGGTTTCCCGCACGGCTATTTGGAAGCATATGAATAATTTAAAAAAGGAAGGCTATAGAATAGAAACCACCCATAAAAAGGGGTATAAATTAATTGAAACCACCGATAGATTAATAGGACAGTCAATAAAGGTTGCTTTGAAAACTAGATATATAGGTAATAAAATTATTGATTTCGACACCATTGATTCTACTAATAGTTATGCCAAGGAAATTGCAAAAGAGGTTCTTCATGGGACCGTCATCATCAGTGAAGAGCAAACAGGAGGCAGGGGAAGAATGGGTAGAAGTTGGACTTCACCCAAGAGTGAAGGTATTTGGATGTCCATTATATTAAAGCCTGATATCCCTCCTATGGAAGGAATGAAGATGACTCAGATAGCAGCGGCTTCAACATGTTGGGCTATAAGAACTGTAACTGGATTGGAGGCTTACATAAAATGGCCCAATGATATAGTCATTGATGGAAAAAAGGTTTGTGGTATTCTGACGGAGATGGCAGGAGAGTTAAATAAAATTGATTATTTAATCGTTGGAATAGGTGTTAATGTCAACATT is a window from the Natronincola ferrireducens genome containing:
- the meaB gene encoding methylmalonyl Co-A mutase-associated GTPase MeaB, coding for MDLAERLLKGEKRAAARLITMVENNDEKAVELLSKIYSYTGNARIIGITGPPGAGKSTLTDKLTKRLRQEDKKVGIIAIDPTSPFTGGSILGDRIRMGDLNTDPGVFIRSMGARGHLGGLSRATQGAVKILDAYGLDYILIETVGVGQSEVDIVKAADTVLMVMVPGLGDDIQAIKAGIMEIGDVFAINKADREGADRTKTEIEMMLDFNHGDWRPPVTKVVAINNEGIDDLVDNLNKHMKYLEATGKLMERRVKNSEIEIVELTKQNLMSRVLGSEEKRDEIRLLAERVAKREVDPYTVSNEMIEKIVNKDQ
- the mmdA gene encoding methylmalonyl-CoA decarboxylase subunit alpha, which gives rise to MTVNKLEDLRQRKSKIELGGGEKRIADQHEKGKLTARERVNLLFDEGTFVEIDAFVKHRCTNFGLEKVEAPGEGVVTGYGMVEGRLVYVYAQDFTVLGGSLGQMHAQKISKVQDMALKMGAPIVGMNDSGGARIQEGVDALSGYGNIFYRNTIASGVIPQITAIMGPCAGGAVYSPALTDFIFMVDKTSQMFITGPQVIKTVTGEEVTAEALGGGMTHNRTSGVAHFLAPSDEDCITEVRRLLSFLPSNNMETAPIYDTEDDINKIIEELDDIIPESPNKPYDMKQVIEKIADDGDFFEVQPYYATNMITGFIRLNGQSVGIIANQPKVLAGCLDINASDKAGRFIRTCDAFNIPLLNLVDVPGFLPGTSQEYGGIIRHGAKMLYAYSEATVPKITLILRKAYGGAYIAMCCKELGADVVLAWPTAEIAVMGPEGAANIIFRKEIADAEDPQAARAEIIANYKAEFATPYQAAQRGYVDDVIEPSATRPRLIDALNMLASKRETRPPKKHGNLPV
- a CDS encoding OadG family protein, whose translation is MSLMERMKVASDLQNMSMGEKLFGGIQVALFGIGIVFVALFLLFLIIKVLETFLYQAGKAPVTKETDKVKAPVKVEEDMEEEAVDDTQLVAVITAAVAASLHTSTHNIVVRNIVRVPDTTPAWGRLGRIQQVNRMQ
- a CDS encoding sodium ion-translocating decarboxylase subunit beta; translated protein: MGQVLLEFWGSTGIPSITWQQLVMIIVSCVLLYLAIGKKFEPLLLVPIAFGALMTNLPLSGVMDEGGLLYYFYQGVKLAVFPPIIFLGVGAMTDFGPLIANPKSLFLGAAAQFGIFFTFIGAIMMGFTGQEASSIAIIGGADGPTAIFLTSQLAPHLLGPIAVAAYSYMALVPIIQPPIMKALTSKKERMIKMQQLRTVSKLEKILFPILVTIVVSLLLPSATPLVGMLMFGNLIKETGVTERISKTAQNELINIVTILLGLAVGATAEAEYFLQWGTIQIIVLGVIAFGVGTASGVLLGKFMNKLMGGDAINPLIGSAGVSAVPMAARVSQTVGQKENPSNFLLMHAMGPNVAGVIGSAVAAGVLLSLF
- a CDS encoding biotin/lipoyl-containing protein, translated to MKKFNITVNGVSYEVEVEEIKDGAPVQARPAAPAPKPAAAPVAAPKPAAAPKPVAAPAAATGATTIEAPLPGNVWKVLVKEGQEVKEGDVLIILEAMKMENEIYAPANGTIAAVHVAEGASVNGGDVLVSLK
- the mce gene encoding methylmalonyl-CoA epimerase, whose product is MKVGKVDHIGIAVKNLDETLKFYEDILGLECIGTEVVEEQKVRVAFLPVGDTEVELLESTEEDGPIAKFIEKKGEGIQHIAFRVDNIEEAIESMKAKGVKMIDEKPRYGAGGAKIAFCHPKSTNGVLVELSER
- a CDS encoding biotin--[acetyl-CoA-carboxylase] ligase; the protein is MKEKILKELYDRKGEYVSGEELSGKYGVSRTAIWKHMNNLKKEGYRIETTHKKGYKLIETTDRLIGQSIKVALKTRYIGNKIIDFDTIDSTNSYAKEIAKEVLHGTVIISEEQTGGRGRMGRSWTSPKSEGIWMSIILKPDIPPMEGMKMTQIAAASTCWAIRTVTGLEAYIKWPNDIVIDGKKVCGILTEMAGELNKIDYLIVGIGVNVNIEKFPVEFRDIATSLVIEKGEKVDRRTIVIELLQQFEKLYMDYINCGTLEKSLAIIRNYSAVLGKSIRILKGNQELRAEVIAINEEGLLRVRLEDGKEELLISGEVSIRGSEGYI